A stretch of the Oceanicola sp. D3 genome encodes the following:
- a CDS encoding cytochrome c biogenesis CcdA family protein yields MFGIDIMDAALLPAILIAVVGGLISFVSPCVLPIVPPYLAYMGGISMDEMEGAGRKRVMVAAGFFVLGLSTVFLLLGAAASALGGVFLQNREWFTMAAGLVIMVFGAHFLGIFTLPFLNREARIDAGDRGGSAMGAYVLGLAFAFGWTPCLGPILGAILSMAAMEGDVARGAFLLALYALGLGLPFLAVAAFFPRLKGLMGWMKRHMGRIERIMGLLLWTVGLLMLTGAFSDFSYWLLEIFPALATVG; encoded by the coding sequence ATGTTTGGCATCGATATCATGGACGCCGCGCTCTTGCCGGCCATTCTCATCGCGGTGGTCGGCGGGCTGATCTCTTTCGTCAGCCCCTGTGTGCTGCCGATCGTGCCGCCCTACCTCGCCTATATGGGCGGTATCTCGATGGATGAGATGGAGGGGGCAGGGCGCAAACGGGTGATGGTGGCGGCCGGGTTCTTTGTGCTGGGGCTTTCGACGGTGTTCCTGCTGCTCGGCGCGGCGGCCTCGGCGCTGGGGGGCGTGTTTTTGCAAAACCGCGAATGGTTCACCATGGCGGCGGGGCTCGTCATCATGGTGTTCGGGGCGCACTTTCTTGGCATCTTCACCCTACCGTTTCTGAACCGGGAGGCACGGATCGACGCGGGCGACCGGGGCGGCTCGGCTATGGGCGCTTACGTGCTGGGCCTTGCCTTTGCCTTCGGCTGGACGCCCTGCCTTGGCCCGATTCTCGGTGCGATCCTCTCGATGGCGGCGATGGAGGGCGACGTGGCGCGCGGGGCCTTTCTGCTGGCGCTCTACGCCCTCGGCCTCGGCCTGCCGTTCCTCGCCGTGGCGGCCTTCTTCCCCCGCCTCAAGGGGTTGATGGGCTGGATGAAGCGCCACATGGGGCGGATCGAGCGGATCATGGGGTTGCTGCTGTGGACGGTGGGCTTGCTGATGCTTACCGGCGCTTTCTCGGACTTCTCCTATTGGCTGCTGGAAATCTTCCCGGCGCTGGCGACCGTTGGGTGA
- a CDS encoding cytochrome P450, with product MTCPHLPPKPPSRPEKTTLRNYIRLFRQDILSAQPAKLYRAWMAEFRTPFFRSYLVNEPALVDLVLKERPDDFPKSNRVREGLAPLLGNSVFVTNGETWKRQRRIIDPAFEGGRLRETFPAMLEAAQACVARMEAREGALEVEEETSHAAADVIFRTLFSIPIEHEIAARVFSEFRAYQRAQPILNLAAFLPLPRWFPRFHAREVKRTAASIRALITELTAARAEEIARGTAPDDLATKIMSTADPLTGETFDTEEMVDQVAIFFLAGHETSASALAWALYLLAAFPEVQARAAEEAASLPENPTFSDISGMKFIRDVFRETLRLYPPVPMMVRENVKAETFRNRAVKPGAQIVLSPWHQQRHERLWSDPDGFDPDRWSTEEGRRCGREAYMPFSAGARVCTGAGFAMVEGPLILAMLLKRLRFETIEGKVPRPVAHLTVRAADGIHLQVSRR from the coding sequence ATGACCTGCCCGCATCTGCCGCCCAAACCGCCGTCGCGTCCTGAGAAGACCACGTTGCGCAACTATATCCGCCTGTTCCGGCAGGATATTCTTTCGGCGCAGCCCGCCAAGCTTTACCGCGCGTGGATGGCGGAATTTCGCACGCCGTTCTTTCGCAGCTATCTGGTGAACGAGCCTGCGCTGGTGGATCTGGTGCTGAAGGAACGGCCAGACGACTTTCCAAAGTCCAACCGCGTGCGCGAGGGGCTGGCACCGCTGCTGGGTAATTCGGTTTTCGTCACCAATGGCGAGACATGGAAGCGCCAGCGCCGCATTATCGACCCGGCCTTCGAGGGCGGGCGGCTGCGCGAGACCTTTCCGGCGATGCTGGAGGCGGCGCAGGCCTGCGTGGCGCGGATGGAGGCGCGCGAAGGTGCGCTGGAGGTGGAGGAGGAGACCTCGCACGCCGCGGCGGATGTGATCTTTCGCACGCTGTTCTCGATCCCGATCGAGCATGAAATCGCGGCGCGGGTGTTCTCGGAGTTTCGCGCCTATCAGCGGGCGCAACCGATCCTCAACCTCGCCGCCTTCCTGCCGCTGCCGCGATGGTTTCCACGGTTTCATGCGCGTGAGGTGAAGCGCACGGCGGCCTCAATTCGGGCGCTAATCACCGAGTTGACGGCAGCGCGGGCCGAGGAGATTGCGCGGGGCACGGCGCCGGATGACCTTGCCACCAAGATCATGAGCACCGCCGACCCGCTGACTGGCGAGACCTTTGACACCGAGGAAATGGTCGATCAGGTGGCGATCTTCTTTCTCGCCGGACATGAAACATCGGCCTCGGCACTGGCTTGGGCGCTTTACCTGCTGGCGGCCTTTCCCGAGGTGCAGGCGCGGGCAGCCGAGGAGGCCGCGAGCTTACCCGAAAATCCAACATTCTCAGACATCTCCGGCATGAAATTCATCCGGGATGTGTTCCGCGAAACCTTGCGGCTTTATCCGCCCGTGCCGATGATGGTGCGAGAGAATGTGAAGGCCGAGACCTTCCGCAACCGTGCGGTGAAGCCGGGGGCGCAGATTGTGCTCTCACCATGGCATCAGCAACGCCATGAGCGGCTTTGGAGTGATCCGGACGGGTTTGACCCAGATCGCTGGAGCACCGAGGAGGGGCGGCGATGCGGGCGGGAGGCCTATATGCCGTTCTCGGCTGGGGCGCGCGTGTGCACGGGCGCCGGGTTTGCGATGGTCGAGGGGCCGCTCATTTTGGCGATGCTGCTGAAACGGCTGCGTTTTGAGACCATTGAGGGCAAGGTTCCACGCCCGGTTGCGCATCTGACGGTGCGGGCGGCGGATGGGATTCACTTGCAGGTGTCGCGGCGGTAG
- a CDS encoding ribbon-helix-helix domain-containing protein: protein MARPEKHSLTLAGHRTSVSLEPEFWACFRQIAAEKDIPINALAAAIDADRGVERGLASAIRVFVLGHYMARAKAE, encoded by the coding sequence ATGGCCCGGCCAGAGAAACACTCGCTAACACTGGCCGGGCATCGCACCTCGGTGTCTCTGGAGCCCGAGTTTTGGGCCTGCTTTCGCCAGATCGCGGCAGAAAAAGATATACCGATCAATGCTTTGGCCGCTGCCATCGACGCGGATCGCGGCGTCGAGCGCGGCCTTGCCTCGGCCATCCGGGTCTTTGTGCTGGGCCACTATATGGCGCGCGCCAAGGCGGAGTGA
- a CDS encoding Hint domain-containing protein, with amino-acid sequence MGTELARAPRLTRAELQADIEEFTAHTAVETGEFAKAYVAPGLAKLLPNARRLSRALKPTLKSFAASPKPGVWLESAISGEARVLTPEGAVAASQLRVGDMVETKDMGPLRVKWVGLTRVTREQLGQSPALCPVRVKAGAIDGTYPRQDLELSPNAGLVMHSNANPEDEQLVSAAALSRRDGFCKAIPRNGITYVQILLERHAVMVVEGLEMETFHPGNLRPVKEEAGLWSEIMAALPELEHELDCYGPRVRPVLRDRARP; translated from the coding sequence ATGGGGACCGAGCTGGCACGGGCGCCGCGTTTGACGCGGGCCGAACTTCAGGCTGACATCGAAGAATTCACAGCACATACCGCCGTAGAAACCGGCGAGTTTGCAAAGGCTTACGTGGCACCGGGGCTGGCCAAGCTCCTGCCCAACGCGCGCCGCCTCAGCCGGGCGCTAAAGCCCACACTCAAGAGTTTTGCCGCCAGCCCCAAGCCGGGCGTCTGGCTTGAAAGCGCTATTTCAGGCGAGGCCCGGGTGCTGACCCCCGAGGGCGCCGTGGCGGCGAGCCAACTTCGCGTTGGCGATATGGTCGAAACCAAGGATATGGGGCCGCTCAGGGTCAAATGGGTTGGGCTCACGCGGGTGACGCGCGAGCAACTCGGCCAAAGCCCCGCTCTCTGCCCCGTCCGGGTCAAGGCCGGCGCGATTGACGGCACCTATCCGCGTCAGGATCTGGAGCTTTCGCCCAACGCCGGGCTGGTGATGCATTCCAACGCCAACCCCGAGGATGAGCAGCTTGTTTCCGCTGCCGCGCTCTCCCGGCGCGACGGATTTTGCAAGGCAATCCCGCGCAACGGCATCACCTATGTGCAAATCCTGCTGGAGCGCCATGCGGTGATGGTCGTGGAAGGGCTTGAGATGGAAACCTTCCACCCCGGCAACCTGCGCCCCGTAAAGGAAGAGGCGGGCCTCTGGTCAGAGATCATGGCCGCCCTCCCCGAGCTGGAGCATGAGCTGGATTGCTACGGCCCCCGCGTGCGCCCCGTGCTGCGTGATCGCGCGCGGCCCTAA
- a CDS encoding DUF4169 family protein, translating to MSKPVNLNRVRKEKARAEKKARADENAALHGMTRAEKQRAKAEAARVARLHDGAKRGEE from the coding sequence GTGAGCAAGCCGGTCAACCTGAACCGGGTGCGAAAAGAGAAGGCGCGGGCCGAGAAGAAGGCCCGGGCCGACGAGAATGCGGCCCTGCACGGGATGACCAGGGCCGAAAAGCAGCGGGCGAAAGCCGAGGCCGCGCGGGTGGCCCGGCTGCACGATGGCGCGAAACGCGGCGAAGAGTGA
- the fumC gene encoding class II fumarate hydratase, producing the protein MADTRTETDSFGPLEVPSDKYWGAQTQRSIMNFPIGWEKQPVAIVRALGVIKQACAEANKESGKLDAKLADAVIQAASEVVDGKFDDNFPLVVWQTGSGTQSNMNANEVIANRAIEILGGEIGSKDPVHPNDHCNMGQSSNDTFPTAMHIATAMSVRDVLMPGLEKLASGLEAKSEEFKDIIKIGRTHTQDATPLTLGQEFSGYAAQIRNGIKRIEAAMPGIYELAQGGTAVGTGLNTVEGWGETVAANMARITSLPFVTAPNKFEALAAHDAMVFLSGALSTVAGAMYKIANDIRFLGSGPRSGLGELILPENEPGSSIMPGKVNPTQAEAMTQVAAHVMGNDAAIKFAGSQGHFELNVYNPMMSYNLLQSIQLLGDVADSFTERMLSGIEANKPRIQKLMEESLMLVTALAPTIGYDNATKVAKTAHKNGTTLKEEAIALGFVDAETFDKVVRPEEMVGPKAK; encoded by the coding sequence ATGGCCGATACCCGCACCGAGACCGACAGCTTCGGGCCGCTTGAAGTTCCTTCCGACAAGTATTGGGGTGCCCAGACCCAGCGCTCCATCATGAACTTCCCGATCGGCTGGGAAAAGCAGCCGGTGGCCATCGTCCGTGCGCTCGGCGTCATCAAGCAGGCCTGCGCCGAGGCCAACAAGGAGAGCGGCAAGCTCGACGCCAAGCTGGCCGATGCCGTCATTCAGGCCGCCTCCGAGGTGGTCGACGGCAAGTTTGATGACAACTTCCCCCTCGTCGTCTGGCAAACCGGCTCTGGCACCCAGAGCAACATGAACGCCAACGAGGTCATCGCCAACCGCGCCATCGAGATCCTCGGCGGCGAGATCGGCTCCAAGGATCCGGTCCACCCCAACGATCACTGCAACATGGGGCAAAGCTCCAACGATACCTTCCCCACCGCCATGCATATCGCCACCGCGATGAGCGTGCGCGACGTGCTTATGCCGGGGCTGGAAAAGCTGGCCTCCGGGCTTGAAGCGAAGTCCGAAGAGTTCAAGGACATCATCAAGATCGGCCGCACCCACACGCAGGATGCCACCCCGCTCACGCTTGGGCAGGAGTTCTCGGGCTATGCCGCGCAAATCCGCAACGGCATCAAGCGCATCGAGGCCGCCATGCCCGGCATCTACGAGCTGGCACAGGGCGGCACCGCCGTGGGCACCGGGCTGAACACCGTGGAGGGCTGGGGCGAAACCGTGGCCGCCAACATGGCCCGCATCACCTCCCTGCCTTTCGTCACCGCGCCCAACAAGTTCGAGGCGCTGGCCGCCCATGACGCAATGGTCTTCCTCTCCGGCGCGCTCAGCACCGTTGCGGGAGCGATGTATAAAATCGCCAATGACATCCGCTTCCTCGGCTCCGGCCCCCGCTCCGGCCTCGGCGAGCTGATCCTGCCCGAAAACGAGCCGGGCAGCTCGATCATGCCCGGCAAGGTGAACCCGACCCAGGCCGAGGCGATGACCCAAGTTGCCGCCCACGTGATGGGCAATGACGCCGCGATCAAGTTCGCCGGCTCGCAAGGCCACTTCGAGCTGAACGTCTACAACCCGATGATGAGCTACAATCTGCTCCAGTCGATCCAACTGCTGGGCGACGTGGCTGACAGCTTCACCGAGCGGATGCTCTCTGGCATCGAGGCCAACAAGCCCCGCATCCAGAAGCTGATGGAAGAGAGCCTGATGCTGGTAACGGCCCTCGCCCCCACCATCGGCTACGACAACGCCACAAAGGTCGCCAAGACCGCCCACAAGAACGGCACGACCCTCAAGGAAGAGGCCATCGCGCTCGGCTTCGTGGATGCCGAGACCTTCGACAAGGTGGTGCGCCCCGAAGAGATGGTCGGGCCGAAGGCCAAGTGA
- a CDS encoding class I SAM-dependent methyltransferase, with the protein MPSDFTVFLSEMFRKPGEVVAIAPSSAAVARKMTEGLEAIEGPIVEIGPGTGVFTKAILKRGIHPSRLTCMETNDRFCETLRQKFPGVNVLNRPAQEISEVGISGVGAVISGVPVLARPKIQREVVGRALEVMRPGGIFVQITYSPGAPISPEMQAELGVSARRRGITWANLPPAHVWVFTRRAQ; encoded by the coding sequence ATGCCCAGCGATTTCACCGTTTTCCTCTCCGAAATGTTCCGCAAGCCCGGCGAGGTGGTGGCCATCGCGCCCTCTTCCGCCGCCGTCGCCCGCAAGATGACGGAGGGGCTGGAAGCCATCGAAGGCCCCATCGTCGAGATCGGCCCGGGCACCGGCGTGTTTACCAAGGCGATCCTCAAGCGGGGCATCCACCCCTCGCGGCTGACCTGCATGGAAACCAATGACCGCTTCTGCGAGACGCTGCGGCAAAAGTTCCCGGGCGTGAACGTGCTGAACCGGCCCGCTCAGGAAATTTCGGAGGTCGGTATTTCGGGCGTCGGCGCGGTGATTTCTGGCGTTCCGGTGCTGGCCCGTCCGAAAATCCAGCGCGAGGTGGTCGGCCGTGCGCTGGAGGTGATGCGCCCCGGCGGGATCTTCGTGCAGATCACCTACAGCCCCGGCGCACCGATCAGCCCCGAGATGCAGGCCGAACTCGGCGTCTCCGCCCGCCGCCGCGGCATCACATGGGCCAACCTGCCGCCCGCGCATGTTTGGGTGTTCACCCGCCGGGCGCAGTAA